One window of Nicotiana tomentosiformis chromosome 11, ASM39032v3, whole genome shotgun sequence genomic DNA carries:
- the LOC138901458 gene encoding uncharacterized protein, with product MIRHPEINYIDPIEVDIKDQHAYCFHVNEEPDGKPWYHDVKRFLETREYTNNATNSQKWSLRMLAYHLFLNREVLYRGTPDLVMLRYVDVAEATRLLEEIHVGTCRSHKNGFTLAKKILRAEYFWMTMESGSIRYIKKFHQCQIHRDFIRVPPNELNVIGSCWSLTAWGMDVIWPIEPATSDGHHFILVAINDLTKRVEASTYKAITKKVVADLG from the coding sequence ATGATTCGGCATCCAGAGATTAACTACATAGACCCTATCGAGGTAGATATAAAGGATCAACATGCCTATTGCTTCCATGTGAACGAAGAGCCAGACGGTAAACCATGGTACCACGACGTCAAGAGATTCCTCGAAACAAGAGAGTACACAAACAATGCTACAAATAGTCAGAAGTGGTCACTTAGGATGTTGGCGTATCACCTTTTCCTTAATCGGGAAGTCTTGTATAGGGGGACCCCAGACTTGGTTATGTTGAGATATGTAGATGTCGCTGAGGCGACAAGACTATTGGAAGAAATACATGTTGGAACCTGCAGATCCCACAAGAACGggttcacattagccaagaagatcttgagagccgaatacttttggatgactatggaaagtgGTAGTATCCGCTACATAAAGAAGTTTCACCAGTGCCAGATCCACAGGGATTTCATCAGGGTTCCGCCTAATGAGTTGAATGTGATAGGTTCGTGTTGGTCGCTCaccgcttggggcatggatgtgatCTGGCCTATAGAGCCTGCTACGTCAGATGGACACCACTTCATCTTGGTAGCCATCAACGACTTAACCAAACGGGTCGAAGCATCTACCTACAAGGCCAtcacaaagaaggtagtggcaGATTTGGGCTGA